A genome region from Bradyrhizobium commune includes the following:
- the rplE gene encoding 50S ribosomal protein L5: MAETAYTPRLRAEYDAKIRTAMTEKFGYENVMQVPRLDKVVLNMGVGDSVNDRKKAETAAAELTQIAGQKAIVTYSRIAIATFKLRENQPIGCKVTLRKARMYEFIDRLVTVALPRVRDFRGLNPKSFDGRGNYSLGIKEHIIFPEIDFDKVTEARGMDITVCTTAKTDEEARALLTAFNFPFRQ, from the coding sequence ATGGCTGAGACCGCTTACACCCCGCGCCTGCGCGCGGAATACGATGCGAAGATCCGCACGGCGATGACCGAGAAGTTCGGTTATGAGAACGTCATGCAGGTTCCGCGCCTGGACAAGGTCGTGCTGAACATGGGCGTTGGCGATTCCGTCAACGACCGCAAGAAGGCCGAGACCGCCGCCGCCGAACTGACCCAGATCGCCGGTCAGAAGGCGATCGTGACCTATTCGCGTATTGCAATTGCGACCTTCAAGCTGCGTGAGAACCAGCCGATCGGCTGCAAGGTCACGCTGCGCAAGGCCCGCATGTACGAGTTCATCGATCGTCTGGTGACGGTCGCGCTGCCGCGCGTCCGCGACTTCCGCGGCCTGAACCCGAAGAGCTTTGACGGCCGCGGCAACTACTCGCTCGGCATCAAGGAGCATATCATTTTCCCCGAGATCGACTTCGACAAGGTCACGGAAGCCCGCGGTATGGACATCACCGTCTGCACCACGGCGAAGACCGACGAAGAGGCGAGGGCCTTGTTGACCGCTTTCAATTTCCCGTTCCGGCAGTGA
- the rpsN gene encoding 30S ribosomal protein S14, whose translation MAKKSSVEKNNRRKRMAKNAAPKRERLKAIIADKTLPMEERFAATLKLAEMPRNSSPTRIRLRCELSGRPRSNYRKNKLSRIALRDLGSKGMVPGLVKSSW comes from the coding sequence ATGGCAAAGAAGAGTTCAGTCGAGAAGAACAACCGGCGCAAGCGGATGGCGAAGAACGCCGCCCCCAAGCGCGAGCGGTTGAAGGCGATCATCGCCGACAAGACGCTGCCGATGGAGGAGCGTTTCGCTGCGACGTTGAAGCTGGCGGAAATGCCGCGCAACTCGTCGCCGACCCGCATCCGCCTGCGTTGCGAGCTGTCGGGCCGCCCGCGCTCGAACTACCGCAAGAACAAGCTGTCCCGTATCGCGCTGCGCGACCTTGGCTCCAAGGGCATGGTCCCGGGCCTCGTGAAGTCCAGCTGGTAA
- the rpsH gene encoding 30S ribosomal protein S8 produces MSTHDPISDLITRIRNAQMRAKSKVSTPGSKMRENVLEVLKSEGYIRGYATLEHASGRSEIEIELKYFDGEPVIREIERVSKPGRRVYASVKNLPRVNNGLGISVLSTPKGIMADHSAREANVGGEVLFTVF; encoded by the coding sequence ATGTCTACGCACGATCCAATCAGCGATCTGATCACCCGCATCCGCAACGCGCAGATGCGCGCGAAGAGCAAGGTCTCCACGCCTGGCTCGAAGATGCGCGAGAACGTCCTCGAAGTGCTGAAGAGCGAGGGCTACATCCGCGGTTACGCGACGCTCGAGCATGCCTCGGGCCGCAGCGAGATCGAGATCGAGCTGAAGTATTTCGACGGCGAGCCCGTCATCCGCGAGATCGAACGTGTCTCCAAGCCCGGGCGTCGCGTTTACGCCTCGGTAAAGAACCTGCCGCGGGTCAATAACGGACTCGGCATTTCGGTGTTGTCGACGCCGAAGGGGATCATGGCCGACCACAGTGCGCGCGAAGCGAACGTGGGCGGCGAAGTCCTCTTCACGGTGTTCTGA
- the rplF gene encoding 50S ribosomal protein L6, translating into MSRVGKRPVAVPSGVTATVDGQTVKMKGPKGQLQFVVHDDVEVKLESGQVKVKPRTETNRARALYGTARAQVANLVEGVTKGFEKKLEITGVGYRAAMQGKNLQLALGYSHDVIYPIPEGITITVPKPTEITVTGSDIQRVGQVAAEIRSYRPPEPYKGKGVKYVGEFIFRKEGKKK; encoded by the coding sequence ATGTCACGTGTTGGCAAAAGGCCTGTGGCGGTGCCGTCCGGTGTGACCGCGACCGTCGACGGGCAGACCGTCAAGATGAAGGGGCCGAAGGGCCAGCTTCAGTTCGTCGTCCATGACGACGTCGAGGTAAAGCTCGAGAGCGGCCAGGTGAAGGTCAAGCCGCGGACCGAGACCAATCGCGCGCGGGCGCTGTACGGCACCGCCCGCGCCCAGGTCGCTAACCTGGTCGAAGGCGTCACCAAGGGTTTTGAGAAGAAGCTCGAAATCACCGGCGTCGGTTATCGCGCCGCGATGCAGGGCAAGAACCTGCAGCTCGCGCTCGGCTACAGCCACGACGTGATCTATCCGATCCCGGAAGGGATCACGATCACCGTGCCGAAGCCGACCGAGATCACGGTGACGGGCAGCGACATCCAGCGTGTCGGCCAGGTCGCCGCCGAGATTCGCTCCTATCGTCCGCCGGAGCCCTACAAGGGCAAGGGCGTGAAGTATGTTGGCGAATTCATCTTCCGCAAGGAAGGCAAGAAGAAGTAA
- the rplR gene encoding 50S ribosomal protein L18, which produces MSKAKVTNARRKRSVRLKLRRSAGGRPRLSVFRSSKHIYAQVIDDLKGETLASASSLEKSMRDGGKTGADIDAAKAVGKLLAERAAEKGVKEVVFDRGSYLYHGRVKALADAARESGLSF; this is translated from the coding sequence ATGTCGAAAGCCAAGGTTACGAATGCCCGGCGCAAGCGGAGTGTGCGGCTGAAGCTGCGCCGCTCGGCTGGCGGCCGTCCGCGCCTGTCGGTGTTCCGTTCGTCCAAGCACATCTACGCCCAGGTCATCGACGACCTGAAGGGCGAGACGCTGGCCTCTGCCTCGTCGCTCGAGAAGTCGATGCGCGACGGCGGCAAGACCGGCGCCGACATCGATGCGGCGAAGGCGGTCGGCAAGCTGCTGGCCGAGCGCGCTGCGGAGAAGGGTGTCAAGGAAGTCGTGTTCGATCGCGGCAGCTACCTCTATCACGGGCGCGTCAAGGCTCTCGCCGACGCTGCGCGTGAGAGCGGGCTGAGCTTCTAA
- the rpsE gene encoding 30S ribosomal protein S5, which produces MAEREQRGGRDQRGGGRERKEREERDSEFVDKLVHINRVAKVVKGGKRFGFAALVVIGDQKGRAGFGHGKAREVPEAIRKATESAKRNLTRVSLREGRTLHHDIAGRHGAGRVYLRAAPAGTGIIAGGPMRAVFETLGVQDVVAKSIGSSNPYNMVRATFDALKHQDSPRSVAARRNIKVSTLQSRRIGGDAEAAAD; this is translated from the coding sequence ATGGCAGAACGCGAACAACGTGGTGGACGCGATCAACGCGGCGGCGGACGCGAACGCAAGGAGCGCGAGGAGCGCGACAGCGAGTTCGTCGACAAGCTCGTCCACATCAACCGCGTAGCCAAGGTCGTCAAGGGCGGCAAGCGCTTCGGTTTCGCAGCGCTGGTCGTGATCGGCGACCAGAAGGGCCGCGCGGGTTTCGGTCACGGCAAGGCGCGCGAAGTGCCTGAGGCGATCCGCAAGGCCACCGAGTCCGCCAAGCGCAACCTGACCCGCGTCTCGCTGCGCGAGGGCCGCACGCTTCATCACGACATCGCCGGCCGTCATGGCGCGGGCCGTGTCTATCTGCGTGCAGCTCCGGCCGGTACCGGCATCATCGCCGGTGGCCCGATGCGCGCCGTGTTCGAGACGCTCGGCGTCCAGGACGTGGTGGCGAAGTCGATCGGCTCGTCGAACCCGTACAACATGGTGCGCGCGACCTTCGATGCGCTCAAGCACCAGGATTCACCGCGTTCGGTCGCAGCCCGCCGCAACATCAAGGTGTCCACTCTGCAGTCCCGCCGTATCGGCGGCGATGCCGAGGCGGCTGCCGACTAA
- the rpmD gene encoding 50S ribosomal protein L30, translated as MAKAAKTIKLEQTGSAIRRHHSQRSTLIGLKLNKIGRVSELPDTPAVRGMIEKVHHLVRIVDEK; from the coding sequence ATGGCCAAGGCCGCAAAGACGATCAAGCTCGAGCAGACCGGCAGCGCGATCCGCCGCCATCACTCGCAGCGCTCGACGCTGATCGGGCTCAAGCTCAACAAGATCGGCCGCGTCAGCGAGCTGCCGGACACCCCGGCAGTCCGCGGCATGATCGAGAAGGTTCACCATCTCGTCCGTATCGTCGACGAGAAGTAG
- the rplO gene encoding 50S ribosomal protein L15 — translation MKLSDIADNAGSRKKRMRVGRGIGSGKGKQSGRGGKGQTARSGVRIKGFEGGQMPMHRRLPKRGFNNIFRVEFVEINLDRLQDAVDAKKIDTGSVVNVEALVKAGVLRRAKAGLRLLGRGELKAKLNIEVHGATKSAIEAVEKAGGSVKILAPAKEEGEAA, via the coding sequence ATGAAGCTCAGCGATATCGCCGACAACGCCGGCTCGCGCAAGAAGCGTATGCGCGTCGGCCGCGGCATTGGTTCGGGCAAGGGCAAGCAGTCCGGCCGCGGCGGCAAGGGCCAGACCGCGCGTTCGGGCGTGCGCATCAAGGGTTTCGAGGGCGGCCAGATGCCGATGCATCGCCGTCTGCCGAAGCGCGGCTTCAACAACATCTTCCGTGTGGAGTTCGTCGAGATCAATCTCGACCGTCTCCAGGACGCGGTCGATGCCAAGAAGATCGACACCGGCAGCGTCGTGAACGTCGAGGCGCTGGTGAAGGCCGGCGTGCTGCGCCGCGCCAAGGCCGGCCTGCGGCTGCTCGGCCGCGGCGAGCTCAAGGCCAAGCTCAACATCGAAGTGCACGGCGCCACCAAGTCCGCGATCGAGGCGGTCGAGAAGGCCGGCGGCTCGGTGAAGATCCTCGCCCCTGCCAAGGAAGAGGGCGAGGCGGCGTAA
- the secY gene encoding preprotein translocase subunit SecY: protein MASAAEQLAANLNFGAFAKADELKKRIWFTLGALLVYRLGTYIPLPGIDPNIWEQVFRSQAGGILGMFNMFAGGGIHRMAIFALNIMPYISASIIIQLLTTVSPQLEALKKEGEAGRKLLNQYTRYLTVILAAFQSYGIAVGLEGAGNVVSDPGMFFRISTAITLTGGTMFLMWLGEQITSRGIGNGISLIILSGIVAELPAALANMLELGRQGAMSTGLILVVIIMAVAVIAFIVFMERAQRRLLIQYPKRQVGNKMFEGQSSHLPLKLNTSGVIPPIFASSLLLLPTTVANFNAGSGPEWFQWITTQLGHGRPLFLVLYLALIVFFAFFYTAIVFNPTETADNLKKHGGFIPGIRPGERTAEYIDYVLSRITVLGAIYLAIVCLIPEILISYASVPFYFGGTSLLIVVSVTMDTVAQVQGYLLAHQYEGLIRKSKLRGRRR from the coding sequence ATGGCCTCTGCAGCGGAACAACTGGCAGCCAATCTCAATTTCGGCGCGTTCGCCAAGGCCGACGAGCTGAAGAAGCGCATCTGGTTCACCCTGGGTGCGCTGCTCGTTTATCGCCTCGGCACCTACATCCCGCTGCCCGGCATCGACCCCAACATCTGGGAACAGGTGTTCCGCTCGCAGGCGGGCGGTATCCTCGGCATGTTCAACATGTTCGCCGGCGGCGGCATCCACCGCATGGCGATCTTCGCGCTGAACATCATGCCGTACATCTCGGCCTCGATCATCATTCAGCTCCTGACCACGGTCTCGCCGCAGCTCGAGGCGCTGAAGAAGGAAGGTGAGGCGGGCCGCAAGTTGCTGAACCAGTACACCCGCTACCTCACCGTGATCCTGGCCGCGTTCCAGTCCTATGGCATCGCGGTCGGCCTCGAAGGCGCCGGCAACGTCGTCAGCGACCCCGGCATGTTCTTCCGGATCTCCACCGCGATCACGCTGACCGGCGGCACCATGTTCCTGATGTGGCTGGGCGAGCAGATCACCTCGCGCGGCATCGGCAACGGTATCTCGCTGATCATTCTCTCCGGCATCGTCGCCGAGCTGCCGGCTGCGCTCGCCAACATGCTCGAGCTGGGCCGTCAGGGCGCGATGTCGACCGGCCTGATTCTGGTCGTCATCATCATGGCGGTCGCGGTGATCGCCTTCATCGTGTTCATGGAGCGCGCGCAGCGGCGGCTTCTGATCCAGTACCCAAAGCGCCAGGTCGGCAACAAGATGTTCGAGGGCCAGTCCTCGCATCTGCCGCTCAAGCTCAACACCTCGGGCGTGATTCCGCCGATCTTCGCGTCCTCGCTGCTGCTGCTGCCGACCACGGTTGCGAATTTCAACGCGGGCTCGGGGCCCGAGTGGTTCCAGTGGATCACGACCCAGCTCGGCCACGGCCGGCCGCTGTTCCTGGTGCTCTATCTCGCGCTGATCGTGTTCTTCGCCTTCTTCTACACTGCGATCGTGTTCAACCCGACCGAGACTGCGGATAATCTGAAGAAGCACGGCGGCTTCATCCCGGGCATCCGTCCCGGCGAGCGCACCGCGGAATATATCGACTACGTGCTGTCGCGCATCACCGTGCTCGGCGCGATCTATCTCGCGATCGTCTGTCTGATCCCGGAAATCCTGATCTCCTACGCCTCGGTGCCGTTCTATTTCGGCGGCACGTCGCTGCTGATCGTCGTCAGCGTCACCATGGACACGGTGGCGCAGGTGCAGGGCTATCTGCTGGCGCATCAGTACGAAGGCCTGATCCGGAAGTCGAAGCTGCGCGGCCGCCGTCGCTAG
- a CDS encoding adenylate kinase, with the protein MRIILLGPPGSGKGTQAQLLVQRYGIVQLSTGEMLRAAVAAGTPVGLKAKEIMAGGGLVPDEIVVGIISDRIDEEDAKHGFILDGFPRTVPQAEALDELLRHKHLKLDAVIELRVNESALLSRVETRVAQMRERGEEVRVDDTPEVLTKRLASYRSQTEPLIHYYSERRKLSTIDGMMTIDEVTRAIHRLLLALGAVEPRTHARSAAKAAPAKTGAKKAKKPAKTAQKATKPTNKAAKKAAKGVKKAARKVAKKAAKKAVKKASKKGPKKVTKKRAKR; encoded by the coding sequence ATGAGAATTATACTTCTGGGACCGCCGGGGTCGGGCAAGGGGACCCAGGCGCAGCTGCTGGTGCAGCGCTATGGCATCGTTCAGCTCTCGACCGGCGAAATGTTGCGTGCAGCGGTTGCGGCCGGCACGCCGGTCGGTCTCAAGGCCAAGGAGATCATGGCCGGCGGCGGTCTCGTGCCCGACGAAATCGTGGTCGGGATCATCTCGGACCGTATTGACGAGGAGGACGCCAAGCATGGCTTCATCCTCGACGGCTTCCCGCGTACCGTGCCGCAGGCCGAAGCGCTGGACGAGCTGCTCCGCCACAAGCACCTCAAGCTCGACGCCGTGATCGAGCTCCGCGTCAACGAGAGCGCGCTTTTGAGCCGCGTCGAGACCCGCGTCGCCCAGATGCGGGAGCGTGGCGAGGAGGTCCGGGTCGATGACACCCCGGAGGTCCTGACCAAGCGACTCGCCAGCTACCGTAGCCAGACGGAACCCCTGATTCACTACTATTCCGAGCGTCGGAAGCTTTCGACCATCGACGGCATGATGACCATCGACGAGGTCACCCGTGCCATCCACCGCCTGTTGCTGGCGCTGGGTGCGGTCGAGCCCAGGACGCATGCCCGGAGCGCGGCCAAGGCGGCACCGGCCAAGACAGGGGCAAAGAAGGCCAAAAAGCCGGCGAAAACGGCCCAAAAAGCCACAAAACCCACCAACAAGGCCGCCAAGAAGGCCGCAAAGGGTGTCAAGAAGGCGGCCAGGAAAGTCGCGAAAAAGGCGGCCAAAAAGGCAGTCAAAAAAGCTTCGAAGAAGGGTCCAAAAAAGGTCACGAAAAAGCGAGCCAAACGCTAG
- the rpsM gene encoding 30S ribosomal protein S13, which produces MARIAGVNIPTNKRVLIALQYIHGIGQKIAGEILEKVKIPEDRRVNQLSDAEVLQIREVIDRDYLVEGDLRREVGINIKRLMDLGCYRGLRHRRGLPVRGQRTHTNARTRKGPAKAIAGKKK; this is translated from the coding sequence GTGGCCCGTATTGCCGGCGTGAACATTCCCACCAACAAGCGCGTGCTGATCGCGCTCCAGTACATCCATGGCATCGGCCAAAAGATCGCCGGTGAAATCCTGGAGAAGGTCAAGATCCCGGAGGATCGTCGCGTCAATCAGCTCAGCGACGCCGAAGTGCTCCAGATCCGCGAAGTGATCGACCGCGACTATCTCGTCGAGGGCGATCTGCGTCGCGAGGTCGGCATCAACATCAAGCGTCTGATGGACCTCGGCTGCTATCGCGGCCTGCGTCATCGTCGCGGTCTGCCGGTGCGCGGCCAGCGTACCCACACCAATGCGCGTACGCGCAAGGGCCCGGCCAAGGCCATCGCCGGCAAGAAGAAGTAA
- the rpsK gene encoding 30S ribosomal protein S11, giving the protein MGKEATRVRRRERKNIASGVAHVNSSFNNTTITITDAQGNTIAWSSAGTMGFKGSRKSTPYAAQVAAEDVSKKAQEHGMRTLEVEVAGPGSGRESALRALQAAGFTVTSIRDVTTIPHNGCRPRKRRRV; this is encoded by the coding sequence ATGGGCAAGGAAGCCACCCGCGTTCGTCGTCGTGAGCGCAAGAACATCGCCTCCGGCGTCGCGCATGTGAACTCGTCGTTCAACAACACGACCATCACCATCACCGACGCGCAGGGCAACACCATTGCCTGGTCGTCCGCCGGCACGATGGGCTTCAAGGGCTCGCGCAAGTCGACCCCGTATGCCGCGCAGGTTGCCGCTGAAGACGTGTCGAAGAAGGCGCAGGAACACGGCATGCGCACGCTGGAAGTCGAAGTCGCCGGTCCAGGTTCGGGCCGCGAATCGGCGCTTCGCGCGCTCCAGGCCGCGGGCTTCACTGTCACCTCGATCCGCGACGTGACCACGATCCCGCACAACGGTTGCCGTCCGCGCAAGCGCCGGCGCGTTTGA
- a CDS encoding DNA-directed RNA polymerase subunit alpha: MKTVTIQKNWQELIRPNKLQVIAGSDPARFATVVAEPLERGFGQTLGNALRRILLSSLQGAAVQSVHIDGVLHEFSSIAGVREDVTDIVLNIKDIAIKMQGEGPKRMVVKKQGPGTVTAGDIQTVGDVVVLNPDLQICTLDDGAEIRMEFTVSTGKGYVPAERNRPEDAPIGLIPVDSLYSPVRKVSYKVENTREGQILDYDKLTMTIETNGAISPDDSVAYAARILQDQLNVFVNFEEPRKEVAQEIIPDLAFNPAFLKKVDELELSVRSANCLKNDNIVYIGDLVQKSEAEMLRTPNFGRKSLNEIKEVLAQMGLHLGMEVPGWPPENIDELAKRFEDHY, from the coding sequence GTGAAAACAGTGACGATCCAGAAAAATTGGCAAGAACTGATCCGGCCGAACAAGCTCCAGGTGATTGCTGGTAGCGATCCGGCCCGTTTTGCGACCGTCGTTGCCGAGCCGCTCGAGCGCGGTTTCGGCCAGACGCTCGGCAACGCGCTGCGCCGCATCCTGCTCTCCTCGCTCCAGGGCGCGGCGGTGCAGTCGGTGCACATCGACGGCGTGCTGCACGAGTTCTCCTCGATCGCGGGCGTCCGTGAGGACGTCACCGACATCGTGCTGAACATCAAGGACATCGCGATCAAGATGCAGGGCGAAGGCCCCAAGCGCATGGTCGTGAAGAAGCAGGGCCCGGGCACCGTCACCGCCGGCGACATCCAGACCGTTGGCGACGTCGTCGTGCTCAACCCGGACCTCCAGATCTGCACCCTCGACGACGGCGCCGAGATCCGCATGGAGTTCACGGTCTCGACCGGCAAGGGCTACGTGCCCGCCGAGCGCAATCGTCCCGAGGATGCGCCGATCGGCCTGATCCCGGTCGACAGCCTGTACTCGCCGGTCCGCAAGGTCTCCTACAAGGTCGAGAACACCCGCGAGGGCCAGATCCTCGACTACGACAAGCTGACCATGACGATCGAGACCAACGGCGCGATCTCGCCGGATGACTCGGTGGCTTACGCCGCCCGCATTCTTCAGGATCAGCTCAACGTGTTCGTCAACTTCGAAGAGCCGCGCAAGGAAGTCGCCCAGGAGATCATCCCGGACCTCGCCTTCAACCCGGCCTTCCTCAAGAAGGTGGACGAGCTCGAGCTGTCGGTGCGTTCGGCCAACTGCCTGAAGAACGACAACATCGTCTACATCGGCGACCTCGTGCAGAAGTCGGAAGCGGAAATGCTCCGCACCCCGAACTTCGGCCGCAAGTCGCTGAACGAGATCAAGGAAGTGCTGGCCCAGATGGGTCTGCACCTCGGCATGGAAGTGCCGGGCTGGCCGCCAGAGAACATCGACGAGCTCGCCAAGCGCTTCGAGGATCACTACTGA
- the rplQ gene encoding 50S ribosomal protein L17 has protein sequence MRHGKVHRKLNRTAEHRKAMFANMAAALIKHEQIVTTLPKAKELRPIVEKLVTLGKKGGLAMRRQAISEMRDKDQVKKLFDVLAARYKDRQGGYTRIIKAGFRYGDNAAMAVIEFVDRDVDAKGQDSGPVQEKEAEAA, from the coding sequence ATGCGTCACGGCAAGGTTCATCGGAAGCTCAACCGCACGGCCGAGCACCGCAAGGCGATGTTCGCCAATATGGCGGCCGCGCTGATCAAGCACGAGCAGATCGTCACCACGCTGCCCAAGGCCAAGGAGCTTCGCCCGATCGTCGAGAAGCTCGTGACCCTCGGCAAGAAGGGTGGGCTCGCCATGCGCCGCCAGGCGATCTCCGAAATGCGCGACAAGGACCAGGTCAAGAAGCTGTTCGACGTGCTGGCTGCCCGGTACAAGGATCGCCAGGGTGGTTACACCCGCATCATCAAGGCGGGCTTCCGCTACGGCGACAACGCCGCGATGGCTGTCATCGAATTCGTCGATCGCGACGTCGATGCCAAGGGCCAGGACTCCGGTCCGGTGCAGGAAAAGGAAGCCGAGGCGGCGTAA
- a CDS encoding c-type cytochrome, whose amino-acid sequence MKMVFGIVLALSVSPAAAETLVERGAYLVNSVMVCHNCHTPRGPQGLDMSRALSGGQTFDEPAFKVTGSNITPDKDTGIGNWTDAELKHLLASGIRPNGTKVAPIMPTEFYTVLTARDLDALAAYLRSVPAVRHETPAPEYKIPLKPETPTYAGKQAAEAELADKLARGRYLLTIAHCLECHTPEGPSAVHDFAAASGKGGRTFKGPWGESISPNITPDPVAGLGQWSDDEIKRAITQGIARDGHKLKPPMAYAGYATMTAQDLDAIVAFLRTLPPRG is encoded by the coding sequence ATGAAGATGGTCTTTGGCATCGTGCTGGCGCTCTCGGTGTCGCCGGCTGCCGCCGAGACACTGGTCGAGCGTGGCGCCTATCTCGTCAACAGCGTGATGGTCTGCCACAACTGCCACACCCCGCGCGGCCCACAGGGCCTCGACATGTCGCGGGCGCTCTCGGGAGGGCAAACGTTCGACGAGCCTGCCTTCAAGGTCACCGGCTCCAATATCACGCCAGACAAAGACACCGGGATCGGCAACTGGACCGACGCCGAGCTGAAGCACCTTCTCGCCAGCGGTATCCGGCCGAACGGGACCAAGGTCGCGCCGATCATGCCGACCGAGTTCTACACGGTGCTCACGGCCCGCGATCTCGATGCGCTCGCAGCTTACCTGCGCTCGGTGCCGGCCGTGCGGCACGAGACGCCGGCGCCGGAATACAAGATCCCGCTGAAGCCGGAGACGCCGACCTATGCCGGCAAGCAGGCCGCCGAGGCCGAGCTCGCCGACAAGCTCGCGCGCGGCCGCTATCTCCTGACCATCGCCCATTGCCTGGAGTGTCACACGCCGGAAGGTCCGTCCGCGGTGCACGATTTTGCCGCAGCAAGCGGCAAGGGCGGCCGGACCTTCAAGGGGCCGTGGGGTGAATCCATCTCCCCCAACATCACCCCGGATCCGGTGGCGGGTCTCGGCCAATGGAGCGACGACGAAATCAAACGTGCGATTACGCAAGGCATCGCGCGCGACGGCCACAAGCTGAAGCCACCGATGGCCTATGCTGGCTACGCCACCATGACGGCCCAGGATCTCGATGCCATCGTCGCGTTTCTCCGGACGCTACCCCCGCGGGGCTGA
- a CDS encoding SDR family NAD(P)-dependent oxidoreductase, with protein sequence MNIDLSGKTALVTGSTAGIGHAIAKGLLGSGASVVINGRGQDKVDAAVRKLEGAGAKVRGIAADVSTAAGCKALVAALPEVDILINNAGIFEPKDFFDIPDEDWSRFFEVNVMSGVRLSRAYLKGMLKRNWGRIVFISSESGLNIPVEMIHYGTSKTAQLSVARGLAQLTRGTGVTVNSVLPGPTMSEGVATFVKDLAKQNGQSVDEAAASFVKQHRPSSLIQRFASVDEIANMVVYVASKEASATNGAALRAEGGIVNTIA encoded by the coding sequence ATGAATATCGACCTTTCCGGAAAGACCGCCCTCGTGACCGGCTCGACCGCCGGCATCGGCCACGCCATCGCCAAGGGCCTGCTCGGGTCCGGCGCGAGCGTCGTCATCAACGGGCGCGGCCAGGACAAGGTCGATGCGGCCGTCCGCAAGCTGGAAGGCGCGGGGGCCAAGGTCCGTGGCATCGCCGCCGACGTCTCGACCGCCGCCGGCTGCAAGGCGCTGGTGGCAGCGCTGCCGGAGGTCGATATCCTCATCAACAATGCCGGCATCTTCGAGCCGAAAGACTTCTTCGACATTCCGGACGAGGACTGGAGCCGCTTCTTCGAGGTCAACGTCATGAGCGGCGTTCGGTTGTCGCGCGCTTACCTGAAGGGAATGCTCAAGCGCAACTGGGGCCGCATCGTCTTCATCTCTTCGGAGTCCGGGCTCAACATTCCCGTCGAGATGATCCATTACGGCACGAGCAAGACGGCGCAGCTCTCGGTCGCGCGTGGTCTCGCCCAGCTCACGCGCGGCACCGGCGTCACCGTGAATTCGGTGCTGCCCGGCCCGACCATGTCCGAAGGCGTCGCGACCTTCGTGAAGGATCTCGCCAAGCAGAACGGGCAGTCGGTCGATGAAGCCGCCGCAAGTTTCGTCAAGCAGCACCGCCCGAGCTCGCTGATCCAGCGCTTCGCCAGTGTCGACGAGATTGCCAACATGGTGGTCTACGTCGCTTCGAAGGAGGCGTCAGCGACCAATGGCGCAGCGCTGCGCGCGGAAGGCGGCATCGTCAATACGATCGCGTAG
- a CDS encoding DUF1330 domain-containing protein produces the protein MAAYVISEVEVRDPDGFGAYRALAAKTIAQFGGRYLVRGGRAELAEGNLPPKAIVIVEFPSMARLKEWYASPEYAEALKIRADALERRLLFVEGVDPSQLL, from the coding sequence ATGGCAGCTTATGTGATTTCGGAAGTCGAGGTGCGCGACCCCGATGGATTCGGGGCTTATCGCGCGCTTGCCGCGAAGACGATTGCGCAGTTTGGCGGACGATATCTCGTCCGCGGAGGCAGGGCAGAGCTGGCGGAGGGCAACCTTCCGCCGAAGGCCATCGTCATCGTCGAATTCCCGTCGATGGCGCGGCTGAAGGAATGGTACGCCTCGCCGGAATACGCCGAGGCGCTGAAGATCCGTGCCGATGCGCTGGAACGGCGGCTGCTGTTCGTCGAGGGCGTCGACCCATCGCAGCTATTGTAG